One genomic region from Diabrotica undecimpunctata isolate CICGRU chromosome 9, icDiaUnde3, whole genome shotgun sequence encodes:
- the LOC140451184 gene encoding uncharacterized protein, protein MEILHVTGQPFNDNTIEDYQFHTYQPYIPGKLGYNDEIRISVQDLDSLTFPANSFLYIEGKLATHDNKTPTKIKFINNSIAYLFRELRFELNGVIIDSVRDVGLVSSIKNYLSLNENQSLLLENAGWFPKMSRMENNSEVPKNNVLVDSNGNFNVCIPLRLLSGFFEDFRKIIMNMKQELILIRSNDDIDAVVSEDETERPKIDITKLYWEVPHVTPSIREQLRLNKISHTNQELPIKFRSWQMIEYPALNNSTRHTWSVRTSTKIETPRHIVVAFQNNRKSKLTKDMSKFDHCTLKNIKVFLNSERYPYNDLQLDFKTNRFAKLYEMFANFQESYYHMTLNQPIFNPIDFKTIAPLIHIDCSRQKEVIQSGSVVLRIEFETDEPTTSDISAYCLILHEKEFTYNPLTKIVKQL, encoded by the coding sequence ATGGAAATTCTTCACGTTACTGGTCAACCTTTTAATGATAACACTATTGAAGATTATCAGTTCCACACTTATCAACCATACATTCCTGGAAAATTGGGATACAATGATGAAATCCGTATTTCAGTACAAGATTTGGATAGTTTGACGTTTCCAGCAAATAGTTTCCTCTATATTGAGGGCAAATTAGCCACACATGACAATAAAACACcaaccaaaataaaatttattaataatagtaTAGCTTACTTGTTTCGTGAACTACGTTTTGAATTAAATGGGGTAATAATTGACTCAGTACGTGATGTAGGATTAGTATCAAGTATTAAAAACTATCTTAGCCTTAACGAAAATCAAAGCTTGCTATTGGAAAATGCTGGTTGGTTTCCAAAAATGAGTAGAATGGAAAATAATAGTGAAGTCCCTAAAAACAATGTTTTGGTAGATTCAAATGGAAACTTTAATGTGTGTATACCTTTAAGACTATTATCCGGATTCTttgaagattttagaaaaattattatgaacatGAAACAAGAATTGATACTTATTCGATCAAATGATGATATTGATGCAGTAGTAAGCGAAGATGAGACTGAGCGTCCAAAAATTGACATTACTAAATTATATTGGGAGGTACCACATGTAACTCCTAGTATTCGAGAACAGTTGCGACTAAACAAAATTTCACATACAAACCAAGAACTACCTATTAAATTTCGAAGTTGGCAAATGATTGAATATCCAGCCCTAAATAACTCTACACGTCACACATGGTCAGTGCGGACTAGTACCAAAATAGAAACTCCACGACACATTGTTGTTGCTTTTCAAAATAACAGAAAATCAAAATTAACAAAAGATATGAGTAAATTTGATCATTGcactttaaagaatattaaagtGTTTTTAAATTCTGAGAGGTATCCCTATAATGATCTTCAACTAGATTTTAAGACTAATAGGTTTGCCAAACTATatgaaatgtttgccaatttccaGGAGAGTTATTATCACATGACCTTAAACCAACCCATATTTAATCCAATTGACTTTAAAACAATTGCTCCACTTATACACATTGACTGCTCTCGTCAAAAAGAAGTAATTCAATCCGGATCTGTTGTGCTTCGTATAGAATTTGAGACAGATGAACCAACAACCTCTGATATCTCAGCCTATTGTCTAATACTTCACGAGAAAGAATTCACATATAACCCTCTaacaaaaattgtgaaacaattgtaa
- the LOC140451185 gene encoding uncharacterized protein — protein sequence MKVSKFSVPINGKKSGKIITQLLKSPHLEDSVNSSIEFVEGDMENHCPLGFKEFQQKVSCSSTPGQSIMDSRYDNISEDSASEDEQVLKVSMSELNGSIEEGSALNATTDYDGIDKTTFTRGSNLQRHEVSSCYAACPIPRKRLRPIGVEVLENGVTKLTHAFKNRIASYRFMSKSNKISYSGFMNEVKPKVIKILSDYLLQHTALKVNCELFAMFYKPENEMSDIKSMNTSNKIFTLSSHISDMYDDFAEAIMTQASEFQEKDSNWALQEILFLDVNINKFSTVSASAYINLPSQIKRKGAILNIQNKDSMCFAYCVMAAIFPANGDPTKPESYPPCDTLLNFDGIGFPVKLKDINKFEILNNISVNVYGLQSYFKENKMQYEVVGPLHYTQQRKLIHVNLLLISDNNQSHYCLITDLYRLVKTQKTKYDGKQYFCDGCLQTFSTLEKLKNHQENDCLHISTILPTSELRVNKCGETLPSNILKFINIEKTSQHPFVIYADFESILKPIHHCDPSDGQSYTIKVAEHQPYSFCFYLKCFFDDSLSRLETYQGEDAAKVFVQKLDALAINLYQNHLKHIKPMVSLTREENKNFQNAIKCSICQKSFSSFDKRVQDHDHLTGLYRGAAHNSCNLNFKVPNFIPILFHNLTNYDCHMFIKELTTNGEYLSAIAQTKEKYITFSKSVLVHNSDDSKKHNVYLKLRFVDSFKFLAKSLDKLSQTLESSQCNEIRKYFPGEKEFGLMRRKGVFPYTYIDSYIKLEEKHLPSKEKFYDNLRGEHITTEDYNRAQEVWDHFNCQSMGDYGMLYLKSDVLLLADIFENFRKVCLKEYKLDPAHYVTAPSLTWDAMLKYTDIELQLLTDVDMVHFFKKGIRGGVATCTKRMGIANNRFLSNFDPTKPETYIMYLDATNLYGAAMSQPLPWGNFRWLNEQEIDQFNVFNIDDDGEKGYVLEVDLHYPPNMHDQHNDLPFCPESIVPPKSKYKKLIPNLYDKKKYVIHYRNLKQCIQYGLKLERVHRILEFSQSLWLKKYIDLNTFLRNNAKNEFERDLFKLLVNAIFGKSLEGIDKRKDIRLVSQWENSKGRVGAKSLIAKPEFNSLSIFSENLVAIHLNKTKIIYDKPLYIGFSILDVSKTFIYDFFYGYIKNKYHNNANLLYTDTDSLILEVQTPNFYDDMNKNLRYFDTSNYSENNQHGVDKTKSILGKMKNEFPNTTIKAFYGTGAKAYCIVADTIVKKAKGVSRHVVKNQLHLNDYVRVVQNKETIFRKMYFFRSEMHTVYTELRNKVSLTSRDDKRYAIPGDVSTLAWGHLLINQHEGNIDDLLFFANEMIDAPTLYDLNNIPNEELFQVAPFYYDSYL from the exons atgaaagtaTCCAAGTTTAGTGTTCCTATTAATGGAAAAAAATCGGGGAAAATTATTACGCAATTGCTAAAATCTCCTCATTTGGAGGATAGTGTTAACTCAAGCATAGAGTTTGTTGAAGGCGATATGGAAAACCATTGTCCCTTAGGATTTAAAGAATTCCAGCAGAAGGTTTCCTGTTCATCCACACCAGGCCAATCAATAATGGATTCAAGATATGATAATATATCTGAAGATAGTGCTTCCGAAGATGAACAAGTTTTAAAAGTGTCAATGAGTGAATTAAACGGGTCAATAGAGGAAGGAAGTGCGCTTAATGCGACAACGGACTACGATGGTATTGATAAAACG ACTTTCACACGAGGTTCTAATTTACAACGTCATGAAGTTAGTTCGTGTTACGCCGCTTGCCCGATTCCGAGAAAGAGACTAAGACCAATAGGTGTTGAAGTGCTTGAGAATGGTGTTACTAAACTAAcacatgcatttaaaaatagaatagcaTCATACCGATTTATGAGTAAATCTAACAAAATTTCCTATTCCGGCTTCATGAATGAGGTTAAaccaaaagtaataaaaattcttAGTGACTATCTTCTTCAACACACGGCTCTTAAAGTTAACTGTGAACTGTTTGCGATGTTTTACAAACCCGAGAATGAGATGTCAGATATTAAGTCAATGAATACATCTAATAAAATCTTCACTTTGAGTAGTCACATATCCGACATGTATGATGACTTTGCTGAAGCGATAATGACACAAGCATCAGAGTTCCAGGAGAAAGATTCCAACTGGGCACTTCAGGAAATTCTATTCCTAGATGTCAACATTAACAAATTCAGTACTGTTTCTGCATCAGCATATATTAATCTTCCATCGCAGATTAAAAGAAAAGGTGcaattttaaatattcaaaacaaaGATAGCATGTGTTTTGCTTATTGTGTGATGGCTGCTATATTTCCTGCTAATGGTGATCCAACAAAACCAGAGTCATATCCTCCTTGTGACACACTTCTAAATTTTGATGGTATCGGGTTCCCGGTTAAGTTAAAGGACATTAACAAGTTTgagattttaaacaatatatcaGTTAACGTTTACGGTCTTCAatcatattttaaagaaaacaagaTGCAATATGAAGTTGTAGGACCACTTCACTATACTCAACAACGTAAACTTATACATGTTAATCTTTTATTAATAAGTGACAATAATCAGAGCCATTATTGTCTCATAACAGACTTGTATCGCTTAGTAAAAACTCAAAAGACAAAATATGACGGAAAACAATATTTCTGTGATGGGTGTCTTCAAACTTTTTCAACCCTTGAAAAGCTAAAAAATCACCAAGAAAATGATTGTTTACACATCTCTACAATACTCCCAACCAGTGAATTGAGAGTTAACAAGTGTGGTGAAACTCTTCCATCCAATATTCTAAAATTTATCAATATTGAAAAGACAAGCCAACACCCGTTTGTAATTTATGCTGACTTTGAGTCGATTCTTAAGCCAATACATCATTGTGATCCATCAGATGGACAATCCTACACAATCAAAGTTGCAGAACACCagccttattcattttgtttctACCTCAAGTGTTTTTTTGATGATAGTTTATCAAGATTGGAAACATATCAGGGTGAGGACGCTGCTAAAGTGTTTGTTCAAAAGTTAGATGCTTTAGCTATTAATTTATACCAGAATCATCTAAAGCATATCAAACCAATGGTGTCTTTGACTAGAGAAGAAAACAAGAATTTTCAGAATGCCATCAAATGCTCCATTTGCCAGAAATCGTTTTCCTCGTTCGACAAAAGAGTTCAAGATCATGATCATCTTACAGGATTATACAGAGGTGCAGCACACAATTCCTGCAACTTAAATTTTAAGGTACCTAATTTTATTCCAATTCTATTTCATAATTTAACAAATTACGATTGCCACATGTTTATTAAGGAATTAACAACTAATGGGGAGTATTTATCAGCTATTGCGCAAACTAAAGAAAAGTATAttacattttcaaaatctgttCTAGTACACAATAGTGATGATTCAAAAAAacataatgtttatttaaaattgaggTTTGTagattcatttaaatttttagcaAAGTCTTTAGATAAATTAAGCCAAACATTAGAGTCTAGTCAATGCAATGAAATAAGGAAATATTTCCCAGGTGAAAAAGAGTTCGGTTTAATGCGCCGTAAAGGTGTGTTTCCATATACATATATTGATAGTTATATCAAATTAGAAGAGAAACATCTACCatctaaagaaaaattttatgaTAATTTAAGGGGAGAACATATAACTACAGAAGATTATAACAGAGCACAGGAGGTCTGGGATCATTTTAACTGCCAATCTATGGGGGATTATGGAATGCTGTATTTAAAATCAGATGTACTTCTACTAGCTGACatatttgaaaattttagaaaGGTATGTCTCAAAGAGTACAAATTGGATCCTGCACATTATGTTACAGCCCCATCTCTAACATGGGATGCTATGTTAAAATATACCGATATCGAGCTTCAGCTTTTAACGGATGTTGATATGGTACACTTTTTCAAAAAAGGGATCAGAGGAGGCGTGGCTACCTGTACGAAACGTATGGGTATTGCAAACAACAGATTTTTAAGTAATTTCGATCCAACAAAACCGGAAACGTACATAATGTATCTAGATGCCACTAATCTCTACGGTGCCGCCATGAGCCAACCTCTTCCTTGGGGAAATTTTAGATGGTTAAATGAACAAGAAATTGAccaatttaatgtttttaatattgatgatGATGGTGAAAAGGGGTATGTGTTGGAAGTAGACTTGCATTATCCACCAAATATGCATGATCAGCATAACGACTTACCATTTTGCCCCGAGTCAATAGTACCACctaaaagtaaatacaaaaaactGATTCCTAATTTatacgataaaaaaaaatatgtcatacATTATAGAAATTTAAAACAATGTATACAGTACGGATTAAAGTTAGAAAGAGTGCATAGAATACTAGAATTCTCCCAATCACtttggttaaaaaaatatattgatctGAATACTTTTCTCCGAAAcaacgccaaaaatgaatttgaGCGTGATCTTTTTAAGCTTCTTGTCAATGCTATATTCGGCAAAAGCCTGGAAGGAATAGATAAAAGAAAGGATATACGTCTTGTTTCTCAGTGGGAAAATAGCAAGGGAAGGGTTGGAGCAAAATCTTTAATTGCCAAACCAGAATTTAACTCATTATCAATATTCAGCGAAAATTTAGTTGcaattcatttaaataaaaccaaaattatttacGATAAACCTTTATATATTGGTTTTTCTATTCTGGATGTATCTAAGACATTCATATATGATTTTTTCTACGgatatataaaaaacaagtacCACAATAATGCTAATCTTCTCTATACAGATACTGATTCGCTCATTCTAGAAGTACAAACACCAAACTTTTATGATGATATGAACAAAAATCTACGTTACTTTGATACATCTAATTATTCAGAAAATAATCAACATGGGGTAGACAAGACAAAGTCAATTCTTGGAAAGATGAAAAATGAATTTCCAAACACCAccattaaagcattttatggtaCTGGAGCTAAAGCTTATTGTATTGTGGCTGATACAATTGTGAAAAAAGCGAAAGGTGTTTCCAGACATGTTGTTAAAAACCAACTACATTTAAATGATTACGTAAGAGTTGTACAAAACAAAGAAACCATTTttagaaaaatgtatttttttaggtCAGAAATGCACACTGTTTACACCGAATTGCGAAATAAGGTATCACTAACATCCCGTGACGATAAAAGATATGCTATTCCTGGTGATGTCTCTACTTTGGCTTGGGGCCATTTATTAATTAATCAGCATGAAGGTAATATAGATGACCTTTTATTTTTTGCGAATGAAATGATAGATGCTCCTACATTATATGACTTAAATAATATCCCCAATGAGGAATTGTTCCAAGTTGCACCTTTTTATTATGACTCCTacttataa